The sequence below is a genomic window from Acanthochromis polyacanthus isolate Apoly-LR-REF ecotype Palm Island chromosome 14, KAUST_Apoly_ChrSc, whole genome shotgun sequence.
tgaagaaaacttattttctttgaaaaataaggacatttctaaataacACCAAACTATTGAACGGCAGAGTATATTTTAGTTATCTAATCTCAGAGACTAAATCTATACGCTGGATGGACTTCTCCAAAATTTGATTCACACATTCAAGTCTCTATCAGGATAATCCTGCAAACGTCCATCACTGTTTTATGCCTGCAGAGCTAATCCTGTTAGCCTCGACTGCACTGTGTGTCTAGTGATAATTCATAAACATGAACATGCTAACACACCAGACTAAGATGTTGAAGATGGTAAACATTACACTTGTTTAACACTGGTATGTTAGCATTGTTGTGGTGAGCATGTTAGCGTACTAGCACTTCAAACAAAAATGGTGAACTTTATACCTGTTTAACACCGGTATTGTCaccatgttagcatgctaaaacCAAGACGGTGAATATAGTTAACATTATATCTATTCAGCAATAACATATTAGTACTGTCGCTGTGAGCGTGTGTGCATGATAAAATACAGTTAGGGTTAGGGAGAGAGCTCGCAAGAGAGCGTCTGGTGGtcgagccttggggtcccgtggggctcagtcgggcacagcccgaagAAGTAACACGGGACCACCgcccagtaggcccaccacctacagggcaggaagtcggggtcgggtgctatgtcaaccgggcagtaggcaggagcgggcgccttcttggagtctctgggtggtgtcctggaaggggtaccacccggggattccatagttctgcTGGGAGACTTCAGtgctcacgtgggcaacgatggagaaacctggaggggggtgattgggaggaacggcctgcccgatctgaacccgagtggtgtttagttattggacttctgtgctagtcatggtttggccataacaaacaccatgttcgagcataaggttgccaCCAGCGTTGAGGGAGgctgtcaggctgaaaaaggagacactttgagcctggttggctcgggggtctcccgaagcagctgacagatACCGGTTGGCCAAAAGAGcggcagctgtggtggttgtggaagctaaaactcgggtgtgggaggagttcggggaggccatggagaaggactttcggtaggcctcggggaagttctggcaaaccgttcgtcgcctcaggaaggggaggccgatagtcgaacctcggattcaggaggaacaATGCGGATCCCGTCctggtcgtggaacagcggaccagctctttacccttgcggagctgctgagggggtcatgggagtatgacctgccagtctacatgtgttttgtggatctggagaaggcctatgaccgtgtcccccaAGGGGCActgtggggggcactgcgggagtatagGGTCCCCGGCTCGTTGCTacgagccgttcggtccctgtacgaccaaagtgagagctgtgtccgcatactcggcactaagtcagacatgtttccggtgggtgttggactccgccagggctgccccttgtctccaatcctatttgtggttttcatggacggGATTttaaggcgcagtcgtggtggggagggttttcggtttgggagcctcaggatcgcatctctgctttttgcagatgatgtggttttattggtgtcctcagaccgtgaccttcagCACGCACTGGAGTGGTCTGCATTGCTTCCCCAAGCAAAGGAGTTGGCCATCTatttcggatgcctccagggagacttcctttggaggttttccgagcacgtccgcctgggaggagaccccggggtagaccaagaactcgctggagggattatatatcccgcctggcctgggaacacctcgggatcccccaggaagagctgaaaagtgtcgctggggggagggacatCTGGAACAACCTACTTCGCCTGCTGCCttcgcgacccggccccggataagcaaaagaaaatggatggatggatggatggatggatggatggatggtatttTCCTAccgagttgtgtttcagtgtgagccaATGACTGTCGTTACTGTAGttgtataaatatgtaaactgatcgatatcgtgatgcacataacggctttgtttacattttcaccgcAGTTCCGACTTACGGTTAAAATCGACTTACGTCACaccgtaggaacagaactccgatgtaagtcgaggacctcctgtatagGCATAAACTGTTCTTACAGAGAATCGACAGAAACAACACGTTGTAgctattagcatgctaactttAGTTAAGTACGGCCTCTTGGTGCGGATATCGTACAGTAGAATTTGTAAAGtctcaaacagaaacacattttatgtctttagatCCTGAGATTTTACTATTTCTGTTAtgcaaaaaacagtaaaacttcAAAACACTAACTTAACACTGAGCTAGCGTCTCtttaatgagaaataacagaaagaAATTAGGTCAAATTTTTAAGTATATCTCACTAATTAGAAAATATTTCTAAGCATAAGTTATTCCAAAAGACAATTAACAGTAatgacatgatagcatcattATTGTGAGCACATTAACCATTGTTGCTaaagttagcatttagctcaaagcaggCTAATGGAGCTGCTAGCCATTGTAGACTTTGTTACCAATAGTGACACGTTAATGTCTTTAgggtaaaaacaaaaattaggTACTAACAAAAATCACCAACAGTttccctgaaaaaaacaaaacacttaagTGGATTCTGTAGAAACCTCCAGAACATTGCCGAGTGTTTTAAAGTTGATTTACATCCTTCTAAAGACAAAACCATCGTTAGCTGGATGTTTGCTGGATATTAGCCGGAtgatcattccagaactggaggacattttcaaatttcaaataattcatgTAGAAAAGACTAAAACCTGCAGTTGTTATGTAAATGTTCTTCTcatgagaccaaatctaaaaaaaaaaaaagaaactaggagaaaagaatttttaaaaataatttagaatACCAAATAAGAGTtcccctaaaatgacatttttctcttgtccaccGCCCTGAtgtccaaactgaatctctaataaaacagttcaaatgaaGTTCAAATTTCCTTTTGTGGTTAAAATTTTTAtggatgtctcttgtaattgtggaaacattttttaatcaacataatattttaaataataattattatacatGGAACGTGCGTcacacaacatgttagcataacTTTTTTAGCCagtagaagaaaacagtgaatcacatgaaatgctggaattaacatcgTCAAGCGGTGTTCCTAAAAAATGgatagagcaaagctatgtcctttCTTCTATTACTCATATTTTCATTATCtcctcaaaatgacaaaaagtgtaaaataactCAAATAAATAATAGCCAAAATAGTTCAAAAAGTtactcaaatttgtccaaaatggcgaaaaacaaatgtcaaaataagtcaaatttgtccaaaatttgtcaaatttaTCCCAAATAATAGAATTGTGTATCCAACATCTgtacaaaacctgtccaaaatatCTCGAAACcgatttaaaatgacaaaaaatactcaaagcAAAACAAGATTTGTCCAGAATCACTGAAAAAGTtaccaaaatgtctcaaaatctccccaaaatgagaaaaaaaatgtccaaagtaAATCAAATTATTCTCAAACATTCTAAATGATAGGATGTGACTAATAgtttgcacaaaatgaccaaaaatctgGATAAAATGTCTCGACAACTGttcaaaatggggaaaaaatgtgactaaaatttgtccaaaatgagaataaaatgtccaaattaatttgtaatttgtttttttttttgtttgtttggttttttttgtaattttggacacatgaGGACAGAAATCAGATATCTgactgaatgtctctctctacctcatattatcaggatcagactcattctttggactgttttccatcagtggtcagcagtaacagctagctaaatatctagcttctactgctgagaaaaagatcacgtTAGCATGGatcagagtagggttagcaacaacacagaaaacatggaataaagatgataccattgatgtggaagctgagccaatAAAGCCTTTGATGAttaatattttatgtaatttcaaCTTAAAACTAGATTCAGTGACTTCAGGCCACGACATGAAATAATAACATTTTAGAATTTCACAtaattttacatacattttccacattttttgatcaaattttgaGTCGTTGTAGACAAATATCCCATCATGTGGACcaatttttgcattattttggactaattttgaatcattttagacaaatttcacataattttgaacacattttacatTGGCCTGAACAAATCTTATCTTAGTTTGGAAAAATTCTGACAATTTCATAtcattttagagatattttccacattttttttgactaattctgaatgattttagacaaatttctCATGACGTGGAcacattttgcataattttagaCAAGTATCTCATCATTTTGGGTAAATATCGCCTCTTGTGGACTAATTCTGAGTCGTTTTAGACATATTTTGCATAATTGTAGACAGAATTTTGCACAGATCTAGCATCTTTTGgacaaatatttcagtttcCAAAAAATCTAGACAGCTTCACATCATTTTGGATAAAGTTTACATCATTTTGAACTCATTTTAcgttgatgtgtaagctgagtcAATAAAGCCTTTGATAGATTATTGATtgatatggagcagaaaactggaaatgagaaggttgatttttcaaACATCTAGAAGCCCAGATGTCCTCCAGTTGTGTCCTGTGGTGTGTTTGCGATGTGGTTTCTCACCGTTGGGATGGAGCGGCAGGAGCTGACCGAGTCGTTGACCCCCATCCAGTGCTGGAAGTCGGGGTACTCGCCCCTCCTCAGGTAGTACTGGTTCCCGCTGTAGTTGGGCTTCTCGTAGATCATGAAGCAGCCGCTCTCCACCCGGATGGAGCTACAGCGGCTCAGCTGACACATCAGGTCTGCACAGTCGCTGCTGCACTCAAAGCGACGTCCGGAGAAGTTCCTGTCCTCGTAGAAGATAACCTGAAAGCACACGTTTCATCGATCACGCTGTGAGTCTGCTCAGCCCAAACAACCGCCGCTTCTTCATCTTTTCATTTGAAAGTATAACTCAAGAAAAGCCTGGAGGCCTTTCTGCTTCACAGTAAAAGCCTTTTGTGCGTCACACAGCAGCATGGTGAGTGTTTACCTTCCCCATGTCGGCTGCCCTGTGATCCATCCAGCTCTCTGAAGACTCCACCTGGCACATATATAGTGAATGTGAAGCGCAGACTCTGCATGTGTCATTCATATTGTAATCGGCAGGAATCTTTGGCGTTTGTGCTCATGTTTGTACAGGTGAGAGCTGACAGGCCCGCTGTTTTCTCTCATCATCACACATGTGGAGGATTTCCACTTCAGAGCAGCTCCTGGTGAGGATGTTTTTTACAACAGAACTCAGAAGGCATTTTTCAGAAGCACAGCGTTTAGTTGGTGATGTTATGATTCATCCTGTGTGAGCGGTCTGAGGCTGTGACATCAAACTGTGTCTGGTTTACTGTGTTTTATAGAGTGGTACAAATGAGAATTTAACAAGTTCAGTTTTACCTGAACTCTGCCGCTGCCCTCTGGTGGAAAAACTGACTCATGCCCAAATAAGAGCACCGTGTTTAGACGCTGCTGTAGGTGTAAATATGAGCTAAAATGTGTCAGAGCGTCATTCTGGGGAGCATCAATGTAAAAGTAGAGAATATCGTCCCATAAAGCACAATCAGAGTCTGTGCTGCAGCTTTTGATCAGAATGAATATTTAAAGACCCCACAATCAGGTTTCAGTGACTAGAACTGCAGATGAAGTTCATGTCAGAGAATCAAAAGCTCCAGAACTGCCTCTAAATGGACTCAGGGCTCATTTAGGAGGTTAAAGACCAGCTCTACAACACACAACACTGGAGTCTGGCTGTGAACGCCGTCAGTGCTCTCAGTGTTTCATTCAGGCCTCTGATCACAGTCAGGACACCAGGCCACgatgatgtcacttcctccCAGGAAAACATGGCCTCCAGGCGCAGAGAGCAGGAACAGAAGCGAAAACACCTGAGCACCGACGCCACTTTATTCAGCGAGCGAAACAAGGCAAAGAGCAGACATTTGACAAGAACGTCCTCCGGCTTTAGAGGTCCATGAGGCGCCTGACGGAGCCGATCCTGGAGCTGATGGCGTTCCACTCGCTGAAGCTCCTGTAGTCTCCGGGCCTCAGGTAGTAGTGGCGCCCCCTGTAGCCGGGCTGCTCGTGCAGCAGCCAGTGTCCGTCCACGTTGCACGAGTTGAAGTTGGAGTTGTGGAATCGGTCCATGAGGTTTGGACAGTCGTCGGTCAGCTCCATCATCTCACCGGCCATGTCGAAGTGTTCGAACAGCCTCaacctgaagctgctgctgtactgcaggggtcagaggtcagagggtCAAAGTCACAGGGGTGAGTGGGCCAGAGGTTAATGGgtcaaaggtcagaggtcaggagGTCAAAGAGGGCAGCATGCCAGTCAGATTTGTAGAAACAAATCGttcaatattttggaaaacGTGTTTATATGCTCTGAGAAGCAGCCatgtagcctagcttagcataaagactggaactTGACCTTTTGATTATAAATGAACAAGGTATCTTTAAATCTACAAAATATAAGTGTTTCTATTGATGTAAAATTGCAGAACCGAAGCTTTTTTGTCACTAATTGAGTCTAACTttagaaatgtatttacagTCTAAGAATTTTATTCAGCAGTTTCATCCactaaataaagaatttcatttttatttacatgttttcacacaatgttttgtgtattttaagaATACAGAATATTAAGAGTCTATATATCTAGTGACTAATTTTGTACCTTAATTCTGTCTGGCCTCCGTTACCCTCACCCTGACCAGTCGAGGCAGACGTCTGCcttcctgagcctggttctggtCCAATGCGATGCTCAAAGGGATgaattgtgtttgtttgctttctctCTCTAATATAATCCTGTAAGTTGCTGTATGAAGCACCCAGAGATGACTCAGCGTTATCATTTACCGGAGGTCTTACCGGAGGGATCAAGCGACAGGACCTGACGCAGTCGTTCATGCTGGTCATGCTCATGTAATCTGAGTACTCGCCCCTCCTCATGAAGAACTGGTTTCCGGTGAAGCCTGGCCGGTCGTACACCATGAACATGCCGTTCTCCACCCGGATGGACCGGCAGCGGT
It includes:
- the LOC110969171 gene encoding gamma-crystallin S-1-like, translated to MDSFKTYFLILVKFESLCLSRLPPALSCTLTLTRGRYPETSASTGQGEGIGQRSDRTNNFLSLGLTEAHLILNTPGFVRVLVFLLLQIIFYEDRNFGGRHYECMSDCADLHSMFDRCRSIRVENGMFMVYDRPGFTGNQFFMRRGEYSDYMSMTSMNDCVRSCRLIPPYSSSFRLRLFEHFDMAGEMMELTDDCPNLMDRFHNSNFNSCNVDGHWLLHEQPGYRGRHYYLRPGDYRSFSEWNAISSRIGSVRRLMDL